Proteins from a single region of Candidatus Binataceae bacterium:
- a CDS encoding LysR family substrate-binding domain-containing protein: MVSESFRQFRERQPDAELQLHPLSSLEQIEAVRSGRLDTGFVFEMPKTDPDLKQMQVDIHHLVLAAPKGHPLTKVKRLRLGDMTNTSFVSFPRRQNPAYYDRLMHACCRGGLRAPHIVQEAVDQATLLSLVSCEIGVGFVSDTTRWRCPKTVALLPVTNLDLPFPSTLVWRKDNVSRLLARFVADVQQLGQVEEQETG, encoded by the coding sequence TTTCAGAGTCATTCCGGCAATTCCGGGAGCGGCAACCCGATGCGGAACTGCAACTCCATCCATTAAGCTCGTTGGAACAAATTGAGGCTGTTCGATCTGGTCGTCTGGATACGGGTTTTGTCTTCGAAATGCCGAAAACGGACCCTGATTTGAAACAGATGCAAGTCGATATTCACCATTTGGTACTGGCGGCGCCCAAGGGACATCCACTGACAAAAGTGAAAAGGCTACGACTAGGTGACATGACTAATACTTCCTTCGTCTCGTTCCCGAGAAGACAAAATCCGGCCTACTATGATCGCCTGATGCACGCGTGTTGTCGCGGTGGCCTAAGAGCGCCGCACATCGTTCAAGAAGCAGTGGATCAGGCAACATTGCTTAGCCTGGTATCGTGCGAGATCGGTGTGGGGTTTGTCAGCGACACTACGCGCTGGCGATGTCCTAAAACCGTGGCTTTGTTGCCGGTAACAAATTTGGATTTGCCTTTTCCTTCTACCCTCGTCTGGCGCAAAGACAACGTTTCCCGGTTGCTTGCGAGGTTCGTGGCTGATGTTCAGCAGTTAGGGCAAGTGGAAGAACAAGAAACTGGGTAA